The sequence below is a genomic window from Lysobacter capsici.
GCCCGCCGCCACCGGAACTGATGTCGAGGCGATTGGAGCCTAGGCCCGAGACCAGCTTGTCGATTTCCGACTGAGTGCCCTGCCCGACCGAGACCATCACGATCACCGCGGCGATGCCGATGATCACGCCGAGCGAGGTCAGCGCGCTGCGCATCCAGTTGCCGCGCAAGGCGAAGATCGCGGTGCTCAGCACTTCGAAGAAATTCATGCGCCGGCCTCCTGCACGTGCAGCTCGCCGTCGCGCATGACGAAGATGCGGTCGGCGTGCGCGGCCACGTCCGGGTCGTGGGTGATCAGCACCACGGTGTGATCGTCGGCCTGCAGGCGCTTGAACAGGGCCAGGATTTCCTCGCCGGTGCGGGTATCGAGCGCGCCGGTGGGTTCGTCGGCGAGCAGGATCGGCGGGCGGTTGATCAGCGCACGCGCGATCGCCACGCGCTGCTGCTGGCCGCCGGACAGTTCGCTGGGACGGTGGCCGGCGCGCGCGCCCAGGCCGACCGATTCCAGCGCTTCGTGCGCGCGTTGCAGACGTTCCTCGCGCTTGATGTTGGCGTAGCCCATCGGCATCGCCACGTTTTCCAGCGCGCTCATCCGCGGCAGCAGGTTGAAGCCCTGGAACACGAAGCCGATCTTGTCGCGGCGCAGGATCGCGCGTTCTTCTTTATCGAGCGTGGCCACGTCGATGCCGTCGCACAGGTACACGCCGCGGGTCGGCGTGTCGAGGCAACCGATCAGGTTCATCAGGGTCGACTTGCCCGAGCCCGACGGGCCCATGATCGCGACGAACTCGCCGCGCGCGATCGACAGCTCGACACCGTGCAGCGCGATCACTTCGGCCTCGCTGCCCGGCGAATAGACCTTGCCCAGATCGCGGGTCTCGATGACCGCGGTGGCCTCAGCGGCGCGACTCATTTCGTGCCGCGCCCCGTGCCGACCACGACCTCGTCGCCCTCGGCGATGTTGCCCGAGACTTCGGTCCAGCTGCCGTCGCTGGCGCCGACCCGCACCGTCACCGCCTGCGGTTCGCCCTTGACCAGTTTGTACAGCGGCACGCGGCGCGCGCTGACCAAGGCCGCGACTTCACTGTCCCATTGGCTGCGCTGCGCCTCGCTGAGCGATTCGCGGAACGCGCCGAACTGCTGATTGAACCGTTCCAGCATGCGCTGACGCGCGGCGCCGGAGATCGCGCCGCCGCCGCGGCTGGCGTTGCGGTTGTTGCTGCCACCGCCGCCACCGCCGCCCGGGCCGCGACCGCCGCCCATGATGATCGGCGCGCCGCCACCGGGCGGTCCGCCCGCGGCGCCGCCGGCCGGGGCCGCGGTGCGCGCGGCCATGCGCTGCTTCATCTGTTCCAGCGCCGCGTCGAACGCGGCCTGCTGGTTCGCATCGAGCTTGAGCTTGGCCGCGACCGCCGGCAGATCGTTGCCGAGTCCGCCGCGCGCGCCGCCGGGACCCGCGGCCGCACTGGCCGCGGCCGGGTCGTCGTCGGCCGGCTTGTAGCGCAGCGCGGCGTTGCCGACCCGCAGCACGTCGTCGCGATGGCTGACTTCGATCTCGGCGTTGGCGGTCATGCCTGGCAGCAGCACGCCGTCGGGGTTGTCGACCGCGACCACCACCGGGTAGGTGATGACGTTGCTGGTGTTGGTCGCCGACAGCCGCACCTGCTGGACGCTGCCGCGGAACTTGCGGTCGGGGAAGGAATCGACGGTGAAGTCGACGCTTTGGCCCGACTTGACCTGGCCGATGTCGGCTTCGTCGATCGCCAGCACGATCTCCATCTTCGACAGGTCCTCGGCGATCTGGAACAACACCGGCGACTGCAGGCTGGCGGCGACGGTCTGGCCGGGCTCGATGGTGCGGGTCAACACCACGCCGTCGACCGGCGCGCGGATCACCGTGCGTTGCAGGTTCAGGCGCGAGGTCTGGGTCGAGGCGATCTGCTGGTTGATCTGCGCCTGCGCGCCGGCGAGCTGCGCGCGTGCCTGATCGCGCGCGGCGCGGGCGAGGTCGGCGTCGCTGCGCGCGACCAGCTGGTTCTTGGCCAGTTCGGTCTTGCGCTGGTAGTCGAGTTCGGCGTTGCGCAAGGTGGCCTGCGCGGTCGCCAGGCCGGCGCGGGCGTTGTTGACCTGGGCGGTGCCCTGGGCGATCTGCGCCTCGTAGGTGCTCGGATCGATGCGCGCGATCACCTGGCCCTTGGTCACCCGATCGTTGAAGTCGACCAGCACGTCGGTGACCTGCCCGGAAATCTGGCTGCCCACGTCGACGGTGGAGATCGCCGACAGCGCGCCGGTGGCCGAGATCGCCACCCGGATGTCGCCGCGTTCGACCTTGGCGGTGCGATAGGCGCTCGCGGCCTGTTCGGCATTGCGCTGGCGGTAGAAGTACCAACCGCCGCCGGCCACCGCCACCACCACCACGGCGATCACGATGCGCTTGGGCCAGGGCGACCGGCGCGGGCGCAGGGTCTTGTTCGGGCTGGACGGGGAGGTCGGCTTGGCTGCGCTCATGGAGTTCGGTTCGAAGGCTATGGAGGCGCGAACGCGCGCGGCTGAATGGGGTTGACACTTGTCGCGCCGGAGTTGACCGGGTTTGGCGCGGTCGGTTCAGTTTCGTTGGCGGGACTTGGTGGATCGGGCGATGGGTTGGCTTCGTTGGCGATGGGGTCTGTCGCGGGGCATTTCTAATCGGATGCCAGGCGGCAATGAAGCGTCGCACAGCGGGCGCGCGTCGTGCATGCCGGCGCGACCGCGGCGGCGCTTGTGGGAGGGGCTATTGCCCCGACGCTGTTCGATCAGCGGCGACACAGCTCACGGCGGTGGAATCGATCGAGATCGGTCAAAAAAGCGCCGGCCTCATGAAATCAATGGAAAGCCACAACTGCCTCGGAAACCTCGAAGTCTCTTGAGTGCCTTGGGAGCCCCGAAGTCTCCGTGGGAGGGGCTATTGCCCCGACGCTGTTCGATCAGCGGCGACAGAGCTCATTGCGGTGGGATCAATCCAGGTCGGAGCGGAAAGCGTCGGGGCATTGGCCCCTCCCACAAAAGACCTCGTCACCATCACGGAGGTCGGAACGAAAGGCGTCGGGGCTCAAGCCCCTCCCACAAAAGAATTCCGGGCATTCGCCAGACCGGTATGTCGCGCTAGGTCGGTCTGGCTCAGCCCGACAGATCGAAATGCAGATCGGCGGTGTAGCGAAGATCTTTCGCGCCCGTGCGCAGTCCGGTGTCTTCTCGCGTCTGCGCATGCGCCGGCGCGATCACGCCCTGCGCCACACGCCGCACGCCCGTGGTCTTCGCCAGGCCGGTGCACCAGGCCTGCCAGCGCTGGCCGTTGCGGCGGTCGCGATAAGCCACGCCTTCGAGCTGTTCGGGCGTGACCGGCGCCGGGGTGAGCACATCGAGGTATTCGACCAGGCCGCGCTCGGGACCGGCGGCGTCGGCCACCGCGTGGCAATACACCGCGGTCCACAGGTCTTCGCGCAAACGCACGGCGTATACATCGCCGGCCGCGACCGGGCCCGGCAGCGAGCGTCCGGCCGCGCGCGGCGCGGTGGCGCGCTTGGGCTTGGCGACCACCGGCGCCGACGGCCGCGTCGCGGGTTTGCGGATGCCGCCGAACAAACGCTCGACCACCGCCGTGTTGATACCGTCGTCGGCGCTCCACCACGCCAGCGGCGCGGGCACTTCGACCCGGATGTTGGGCCGCTGGTCGCGCTCGACCGCGCTGGTCCAGGCAGTGAGCAAGCCCGGATGCTCGGCGTTCTCGATCACGCTGATGAAGGACAAGGCTTCGAGCGTGGACTCGCAGCGATAGACCGTGTTCGCGCTGAGCAGCCTGGCAGCCTTGAGCTGCTTGCGCGCGACGCTGTAGCGGCTGCCCGCGAGCAAGCCAGCGAGCAGTTCGAGCACGCTGTGGAAGGTCCAGGCGTCGTGTTCGCTGGGTTGCGGCCACGCCGGCTGGGCGAGCGCGAATTCCAGCGCGGCCACCGCCTCGACCGGCCCGTAACTGCCCCAGCCGGTGCCCTGGATCGAGCGGAACAGCGCGCGTTCGGTGAGATCGTGCGGGCTGCGCGCGTCGTGGAAACACAGCCGGCAGGTCGGATTGGTTTCGCTCATCGGCTCGAACTCGTGCGCCGGCATCGCCAGGCCCAGGCACGCGGCGGGCAGGACCGATTGCCAGCTCAGGTCGGCGCGGGTCAGCGAAGTCACGAAGGCCTCGGCCGCCTTGTCCAGGTCGATGCGCGCGGCCAGCG
It includes:
- a CDS encoding ABC transporter ATP-binding protein, which translates into the protein MSRAAEATAVIETRDLGKVYSPGSEAEVIALHGVELSIARGEFVAIMGPSGSGKSTLMNLIGCLDTPTRGVYLCDGIDVATLDKEERAILRRDKIGFVFQGFNLLPRMSALENVAMPMGYANIKREERLQRAHEALESVGLGARAGHRPSELSGGQQQRVAIARALINRPPILLADEPTGALDTRTGEEILALFKRLQADDHTVVLITHDPDVAAHADRIFVMRDGELHVQEAGA
- a CDS encoding efflux RND transporter periplasmic adaptor subunit is translated as MSAAKPTSPSSPNKTLRPRRSPWPKRIVIAVVVVAVAGGGWYFYRQRNAEQAASAYRTAKVERGDIRVAISATGALSAISTVDVGSQISGQVTDVLVDFNDRVTKGQVIARIDPSTYEAQIAQGTAQVNNARAGLATAQATLRNAELDYQRKTELAKNQLVARSDADLARAARDQARAQLAGAQAQINQQIASTQTSRLNLQRTVIRAPVDGVVLTRTIEPGQTVAASLQSPVLFQIAEDLSKMEIVLAIDEADIGQVKSGQSVDFTVDSFPDRKFRGSVQQVRLSATNTSNVITYPVVVAVDNPDGVLLPGMTANAEIEVSHRDDVLRVGNAALRYKPADDDPAAASAAAGPGGARGGLGNDLPAVAAKLKLDANQQAAFDAALEQMKQRMAARTAAPAGGAAGGPPGGGAPIIMGGGRGPGGGGGGGSNNRNASRGGGAISGAARQRMLERFNQQFGAFRESLSEAQRSQWDSEVAALVSARRVPLYKLVKGEPQAVTVRVGASDGSWTEVSGNIAEGDEVVVGTGRGTK